The following proteins come from a genomic window of Novosphingobium sp. P6W:
- a CDS encoding LLM class flavin-dependent oxidoreductase, with translation MDIAAQDDLEIVGIINHRGGGVGDAPSGPDFDPEHIRRAAMSQEAAGYDRVLIANTTIMPESFAIGAYLSAITTKLGFMLAHRPGPVMPTAAARHLATLDRLSEGRAAVHIIAGADDREVQADGAFNTKEDRYRLAGEYVEVMRKMWSATEPFDYDGEFYKFRGSSAMIRPTLGSIPVYWGGTSDLALDVGGRVADVYAMGGDTFARAGALASGARAAAARHGREIKVLMTMVILLGDNEDAAWARADRLFDKVTAQMASVGNVAMGGKPGEPEEKAAAGAFQRMLSQSKEGDRLDSCLWTGLNKAYKGRGNNSVLVGTPQQVADTLMEYRRLGVTRFLLRSPDQDRDAIIIGRELVPELKALMARERSLQTAA, from the coding sequence ATGGACATTGCCGCTCAGGACGATCTGGAGATCGTAGGGATCATCAATCACCGCGGCGGCGGCGTGGGCGACGCTCCCAGCGGTCCGGACTTCGATCCCGAGCACATCCGACGGGCGGCAATGTCGCAGGAGGCCGCTGGTTATGATCGCGTACTGATCGCGAACACCACGATCATGCCAGAGTCCTTCGCCATCGGCGCCTATCTCTCGGCCATCACGACCAAGCTCGGCTTCATGCTGGCGCATCGTCCCGGACCGGTGATGCCCACGGCGGCAGCGCGCCATCTCGCCACGCTGGACCGGCTGAGCGAAGGCCGCGCGGCTGTGCACATCATCGCCGGTGCCGACGACCGCGAGGTTCAGGCCGATGGCGCGTTCAACACCAAGGAAGATCGCTACCGGTTGGCCGGCGAATACGTCGAGGTCATGCGCAAGATGTGGTCGGCGACAGAGCCGTTCGACTACGACGGCGAATTCTACAAGTTCCGGGGCTCCAGCGCGATGATCCGGCCAACCCTGGGCTCGATACCGGTCTATTGGGGCGGAACTTCCGACCTCGCGCTTGACGTGGGTGGCCGCGTTGCAGACGTCTACGCCATGGGCGGTGACACCTTCGCACGGGCCGGGGCTCTGGCGAGCGGCGCGCGAGCGGCAGCAGCACGCCACGGTCGTGAGATCAAGGTGCTGATGACCATGGTCATCCTGCTGGGTGACAACGAGGACGCGGCCTGGGCGCGTGCCGATCGACTGTTCGACAAGGTCACCGCGCAGATGGCGAGCGTTGGTAACGTCGCAATGGGCGGCAAGCCGGGCGAGCCGGAAGAGAAAGCCGCCGCCGGGGCCTTCCAGCGCATGCTCTCCCAGTCGAAGGAGGGCGACCGCCTGGACAGCTGTCTCTGGACGGGTCTGAACAAGGCCTACAAGGGCCGGGGTAACAACAGCGTCCTTGTCGGCACGCCGCAGCAGGTCGCAGACACGCTGATGGAGTATCGGCGCCTGGGCGTCACCCGCTTCCTCCTGCGCAGCCCCGACCAGGATCGCGACGCAATCATCATCGGTCGCGAGCTCGTCCCTGAGCTGAAAGCGCTCATGGCGAGGGAGCGTTCGCTTCAGACCGCCGCGTGA
- a CDS encoding carbon-nitrogen hydrolase family protein yields the protein MIAPSHYKLALCRPDAPNVFDAQGRVRDGVLDHNVGLYCDLIEQAADRFGAKLIVFPQFGLTGYTALDSPAWEGASLAFPGPELERIGKAARRAGAYVVLSASEKHAAFPNRYFISAGILTPLGELGLTYRKNYSISMRLSPIDVYSRFVEVFGHDAFTPVLPTPLGTLGVVIGAEPHYPEITRALALKGAEVILNPIAAPVIDYMMRPGADHVRAVRAFENVAYFAAVNGVQSDIPSKAWDFEGRAIAAPSDDPRFTLVSVDIEALRKTRSSPAANLLAQIQPQIAEYPHKLPLWPTDAFAQAAPGSVDALLAVEEQVWKGLQDIGRGKAPGN from the coding sequence GTGATAGCACCCTCCCATTACAAGCTTGCCCTGTGCAGGCCGGACGCACCGAATGTGTTCGACGCGCAGGGCCGCGTCCGTGACGGCGTGCTTGACCACAACGTAGGCCTTTATTGCGACCTGATCGAACAGGCTGCGGACAGGTTCGGGGCCAAGCTGATCGTCTTTCCTCAGTTTGGGCTGACCGGCTACACCGCGCTCGACAGCCCCGCATGGGAAGGCGCAAGCCTGGCCTTCCCGGGCCCTGAACTGGAGCGCATTGGCAAGGCCGCGCGGCGGGCGGGAGCCTACGTTGTTCTATCGGCCTCCGAAAAGCACGCCGCCTTTCCGAACCGCTACTTCATCTCGGCAGGCATCCTGACGCCCTTGGGCGAGCTTGGGCTCACTTACCGAAAGAATTACTCCATCTCGATGCGGCTGAGCCCTATCGACGTCTATAGCCGCTTCGTCGAAGTGTTTGGTCACGACGCTTTTACGCCTGTGCTGCCCACCCCGCTGGGGACGCTAGGCGTGGTCATCGGCGCTGAACCGCATTACCCCGAGATCACCCGCGCGCTGGCGTTGAAAGGCGCAGAGGTCATCCTCAATCCGATTGCCGCGCCGGTCATCGACTACATGATGCGACCTGGCGCTGATCACGTTCGTGCAGTGCGCGCCTTCGAGAACGTCGCCTATTTCGCGGCCGTCAACGGCGTGCAGAGTGACATTCCCAGTAAGGCCTGGGATTTCGAGGGCAGGGCCATCGCGGCGCCCTCCGACGATCCGCGCTTCACGCTCGTCAGCGTCGACATCGAAGCGCTGCGCAAGACACGCTCCAGTCCGGCGGCTAATCTGCTCGCGCAAATCCAGCCCCAGATCGCCGAGTATCCGCACAAGTTACCGCTGTGGCCGACCGACGCCTTTGCACAGGCGGCGCCGGGCAGCGTCGACGCGCTGCTGGCGGTCGAAGAACAGGTCTGGAAAGGTCTGCAAGACATCGGGCGCGGCAAGGCGCCAGGCAACTGA
- a CDS encoding LLM class flavin-dependent oxidoreductase produces the protein MAIELVGLLNLGRGSEERGPATDPFDADFVVEFAQVYDEAGYDRVLIGQNARSPDPITIASWALARTQRLRVMIAHRPGFIAPTMAARMFATLDKLSKGGVGVRIITAASDAETRNDGDFLTKDDRYHRSHEYVRILRHIWSATSCGSAARSDRRGARRPPPFRARWSRPEASLR, from the coding sequence ATGGCAATTGAACTGGTCGGGCTTCTCAATCTTGGCCGTGGCTCCGAAGAACGGGGACCGGCGACCGATCCTTTCGATGCTGATTTTGTGGTTGAGTTCGCTCAGGTCTACGACGAGGCCGGCTATGACCGGGTGCTGATCGGCCAGAACGCCCGTTCTCCAGATCCGATCACGATCGCGTCCTGGGCGCTGGCCCGAACGCAGCGCCTGCGGGTGATGATCGCGCATCGCCCGGGCTTCATCGCGCCGACCATGGCCGCGCGCATGTTCGCGACGCTGGACAAGCTCAGCAAGGGTGGCGTCGGGGTGCGCATCATCACTGCGGCAAGCGATGCCGAAACGCGCAATGACGGCGACTTCCTGACCAAGGACGACCGCTATCACCGCAGCCACGAATACGTGCGGATCCTGCGCCATATCTGGTCGGCGACATCCTGTGGATCGGCCGCGAGATCGGACCGGCGCGGCGCAAGGCGACCGCCGCCTTTCCGCGCCAGATGGTCACGGCCTGAGGCGTCGCTGCGATGA
- a CDS encoding LLM class flavin-dependent oxidoreductase, with the protein MPIEIIGTFSHRDSSESHPAPLGQIDTDFIRTLTQSFERNGFDRILIAQAASWPDGIVFASHMVAFTEKLKLMIAHRPGFIAPTMAARMFATLDGVSDGRVGVHIISAPSDTETQADGDFLTRDERHLRSGEYIALMQRVWRGETFDHDGTFFRFRGAHSAVTPLQEEGIPIFFGGLSENALTVAGAHADIYAFGVDTIDNSRTLIDRVRSEAVRAGREIDFCMSTRIILGETEEAAWDKAAEVLEQVTASVADLDRRGMAISTLGKAERIEAMAAEGLLLDERLWIGINKATRFQKAATTLVGTPEQVSDALMRYHALGVRRFLISGYSLLDDIVEFGQTLNPLLREKAEVARIQA; encoded by the coding sequence ATGCCGATCGAGATTATCGGGACGTTCAGCCATCGCGATTCTTCGGAAAGCCATCCTGCTCCCCTAGGGCAGATCGACACCGATTTCATCCGCACCCTCACACAATCCTTCGAGCGCAATGGCTTCGACCGCATCCTGATCGCGCAGGCGGCAAGCTGGCCCGACGGCATAGTCTTCGCCTCGCACATGGTTGCATTTACCGAAAAGCTGAAGTTGATGATCGCGCACCGTCCCGGCTTCATTGCCCCGACGATGGCCGCGCGCATGTTCGCGACGCTCGACGGGGTGAGTGACGGGAGGGTCGGCGTTCACATTATCTCCGCGCCAAGCGATACCGAAACGCAGGCCGACGGTGATTTCCTGACGCGAGACGAACGCCATTTGCGCAGCGGTGAATACATCGCCCTGATGCAGCGCGTCTGGCGGGGAGAAACCTTCGACCATGACGGCACCTTCTTCCGCTTTCGCGGCGCCCATTCGGCCGTCACTCCGCTGCAGGAGGAAGGTATTCCCATCTTCTTCGGGGGCCTTTCGGAAAATGCGCTGACGGTGGCGGGCGCCCACGCGGATATTTATGCATTCGGTGTAGATACCATCGATAACAGCCGCACCCTCATCGACCGCGTCCGGAGCGAAGCAGTACGTGCTGGTCGCGAGATCGACTTCTGCATGTCTACCCGCATCATCCTTGGTGAAACCGAGGAAGCCGCGTGGGACAAGGCGGCAGAGGTGCTCGAACAGGTGACTGCGTCTGTCGCCGACCTCGACCGACGCGGCATGGCGATAAGCACGCTCGGCAAGGCCGAACGGATCGAAGCCATGGCAGCCGAAGGCCTCCTTCTGGACGAACGCCTGTGGATCGGCATCAACAAGGCCACCCGCTTCCAGAAAGCCGCCACGACGCTGGTGGGTACGCCCGAGCAGGTTTCCGACGCGTTGATGCGCTACCATGCGCTGGGGGTTCGCCGCTTCCTGATCAGCGGCTACTCTCTTCTGGATGACATCGTTGAGTTTGGCCAAACCCTCAACCCATTACTGAGAGAAAAAGCCGAGGTTGCCCGTATACAGGCCTAG
- a CDS encoding MFS transporter → MQGSGIGATALSTEPGIAAVSVSTGDHAAETPLSRGLQMGWAFGSVGSTTILYVVNVMFLYFMVSHLGIAPAIAGSIMMFARIYDAIADLLIGYGSDRTKSRWGRRRPWMAAGTILGTMGMAALFLPPLASGSGAVSGQIVLVLVLLFTGYSAFSIPASAMATEMTTSYQGRTSLMACRTFFIQVAGLVGASAAPAMVAWGGGTSTAYVVMGCVMAAVVFVSMGTAVLTTSSARETVRTDHRLPSGQQIATLLANRPFLVLLAVKFCGYIATAAMGAAGLFFMRDVVQRGEAGMSHYAFISAIVGMACVPLWRWIARLGRKEHIAIGAYLMLAMTSLSWMAAGPAESDLIFWCRAALTGIATTGGLLMALSMLPDTIEHDFHLTGLRREGVYSALFEFFQKAAFAIGPFIVGLFLSANGYQASAGAAVVQGRDAIDAVRLTMSVLPALAYCASIVLLLAFYRFPRSAA, encoded by the coding sequence ATGCAGGGCAGCGGGATTGGCGCGACGGCACTTTCCACTGAACCCGGTATTGCCGCGGTCTCCGTTTCGACGGGCGACCACGCCGCGGAGACACCGCTGAGCCGCGGTCTTCAGATGGGCTGGGCCTTCGGTTCTGTGGGCAGCACGACGATCCTCTACGTCGTGAATGTCATGTTCCTCTACTTCATGGTGTCGCACCTGGGCATCGCACCGGCCATCGCAGGGTCAATCATGATGTTCGCGCGCATCTATGATGCCATCGCGGATCTTCTGATCGGATACGGCAGCGACCGCACAAAAAGTCGCTGGGGCCGCAGGCGACCATGGATGGCGGCCGGCACGATCTTGGGTACGATGGGGATGGCCGCGCTATTCCTGCCCCCGCTCGCATCGGGGAGCGGAGCGGTTAGCGGCCAGATCGTGTTGGTGCTCGTGCTGCTGTTCACCGGTTATTCCGCTTTTTCCATCCCCGCTTCCGCCATGGCGACGGAGATGACGACAAGCTACCAGGGCAGGACCTCCCTGATGGCCTGCCGCACCTTCTTCATTCAGGTCGCAGGGCTGGTCGGCGCTTCAGCCGCGCCCGCCATGGTGGCCTGGGGCGGCGGGACCAGCACGGCCTATGTCGTCATGGGCTGCGTCATGGCGGCGGTCGTTTTCGTAAGCATGGGAACCGCCGTTCTGACGACCTCGTCTGCACGTGAGACCGTGCGCACCGATCATCGCCTTCCAAGCGGGCAGCAGATCGCTACCCTACTTGCCAATCGGCCTTTCCTGGTGCTGCTGGCGGTCAAGTTCTGCGGCTACATCGCCACGGCAGCCATGGGTGCGGCGGGGCTGTTTTTCATGCGTGACGTCGTACAGCGCGGCGAGGCGGGCATGTCGCACTATGCTTTTATCAGCGCGATCGTCGGCATGGCTTGCGTTCCGCTGTGGCGCTGGATCGCGCGCCTCGGGCGCAAGGAGCATATCGCGATCGGCGCTTATCTCATGCTGGCGATGACGAGCCTGAGCTGGATGGCAGCCGGCCCCGCCGAAAGCGATCTCATTTTCTGGTGCCGCGCCGCCCTGACCGGCATCGCGACGACGGGTGGCCTGTTGATGGCCCTGTCGATGCTGCCGGACACCATCGAGCACGACTTTCACCTAACCGGCCTTCGGCGGGAGGGCGTGTATTCCGCATTGTTCGAATTCTTCCAGAAGGCAGCTTTCGCCATCGGACCTTTCATCGTCGGGCTGTTTCTCAGCGCAAACGGTTACCAAGCCTCCGCGGGAGCGGCCGTCGTGCAGGGACGCGATGCGATCGATGCGGTCCGCCTGACCATGAGCGTTCTGCCTGCCCTCGCCTACTGCGCCTCCATTGTGCTGCTCCTCGCCTTCTATCGCTTTCCGCGATCCGCCGCCTGA
- a CDS encoding LysR family transcriptional regulator, translating into MQLRQMRHFLAALDTGSMTQAARDQNVTQPTLSRSIRMLELTLKVDLLERSHGGVMPTRYGEAFAEHARSIIAGTRQAQDDVSAMRAGRLGHVRLGLGESALLAPVARSIGRLSLLREDLRVSLDYDVQDSQLAKLRRGELDAIIDLGRPDLDVDDLRYKAVAKLAMVVMVRPEHPYARKGKVSLQELACMPWAILDQPGADNYYRQMLGGEEVFRNIRLRCVAPTMLRMIALESDMLIMMTRINDQKAADDVLVELETDIPPVTTDLCLITRRRSYMTGALRFSLEEITRGLAQ; encoded by the coding sequence ATGCAGTTGCGGCAGATGCGGCATTTCCTTGCAGCGCTCGATACCGGGTCGATGACACAGGCGGCACGCGACCAGAACGTCACCCAGCCCACGCTTTCGCGCAGCATCCGGATGCTGGAACTGACGCTCAAGGTCGATCTACTGGAACGAAGCCACGGCGGCGTGATGCCCACTCGCTATGGGGAAGCCTTCGCCGAGCACGCCCGCAGTATCATCGCCGGTACGCGCCAAGCACAGGACGACGTTTCGGCGATGAGGGCGGGACGGCTCGGCCACGTCCGGCTGGGCCTTGGCGAAAGTGCGCTGCTGGCGCCCGTGGCCCGCAGCATCGGCAGATTGTCGCTGCTGCGCGAGGATCTGCGTGTTTCACTGGATTATGACGTTCAGGATTCGCAGCTGGCGAAATTGCGGCGAGGCGAACTCGATGCGATCATCGACCTTGGTCGCCCCGATCTCGATGTGGACGACCTGCGCTACAAGGCGGTGGCGAAGCTTGCCATGGTGGTGATGGTCCGGCCCGAGCATCCGTATGCGCGCAAGGGCAAGGTGTCACTACAGGAACTGGCCTGCATGCCCTGGGCGATCCTCGATCAACCGGGGGCAGACAATTATTATCGGCAGATGCTGGGCGGGGAGGAAGTCTTTCGCAACATCCGCTTGCGCTGCGTAGCCCCCACCATGCTCCGCATGATTGCGCTTGAAAGCGACATGCTGATCATGATGACGCGTATCAACGACCAGAAGGCCGCCGATGACGTGCTGGTCGAACTGGAGACGGACATCCCCCCCGTCACTACCGACTTGTGCCTGATCACCCGTCGACGCTCCTACATGACGGGAGCCCTGCGGTTCTCGCTCGAGGAAATTACGCGCGGCTTGGCCCAGTGA
- a CDS encoding alpha/beta fold hydrolase, translating to MRRWLWGSMGLLLLAAIAFAVSARAGMFAVPLNDLRARYQEPSSRYVRIDGVELHIMDDGPRDGPVLILVHGHYQSARIWDPWVGRMKDRVRVIRFDMPPYGLSGPDPSGVYSPQRVEQLIAGIAAHYRLKTFAIGGISTGSAVSMRYALAHLGQIDKLVLINAPLVPIPPTLQPKSPWYMATLETWVFRPVYRPRAFYSYLLHRLIADPAKVTPALIDETYDMHRKPGNAQTLDRFTANLRFEARDYGQRSRKTSGQLADVRVPTLILWGGAGSMLPMSVACRVQATITKAPTRLIAYPGAGHFLPLEAPQAAGDLADFMTAPGLASQNQAVPACNAAPAVRPVGAVPQSSRAPAEQAHRR from the coding sequence ATGCGCAGGTGGCTTTGGGGAAGCATGGGGCTTTTGCTGCTTGCTGCTATCGCCTTTGCGGTGTCGGCCCGAGCGGGAATGTTCGCGGTACCGCTGAATGACCTGCGCGCCCGGTATCAGGAGCCATCGTCACGCTACGTGCGGATCGACGGGGTAGAGCTGCACATCATGGACGATGGTCCGCGCGATGGGCCGGTGCTGATACTGGTCCACGGACACTACCAGTCGGCGCGCATCTGGGACCCATGGGTAGGCCGGATGAAGGACAGGGTACGCGTCATCCGCTTCGACATGCCGCCCTATGGTCTTTCCGGCCCTGATCCGTCAGGCGTCTACAGCCCGCAGCGTGTGGAGCAGCTGATCGCCGGGATTGCGGCGCATTACAGGCTCAAAACCTTCGCCATCGGCGGCATATCGACCGGCAGCGCAGTTTCGATGCGCTATGCGCTGGCCCACCTGGGCCAGATCGACAAGCTGGTGCTCATCAATGCGCCGCTGGTGCCGATACCGCCAACGCTCCAGCCCAAGAGCCCGTGGTACATGGCGACGCTGGAGACCTGGGTGTTCCGCCCGGTCTATCGCCCTCGCGCATTCTATTCCTATCTCTTGCACCGGCTGATCGCCGATCCCGCAAAGGTGACGCCTGCGCTGATCGACGAGACTTACGACATGCATCGCAAGCCCGGCAATGCGCAGACCCTGGACCGGTTCACGGCCAACCTGCGCTTCGAAGCACGCGACTATGGCCAACGCTCCCGAAAAACGAGCGGTCAGCTTGCCGACGTTCGTGTCCCGACACTGATCCTGTGGGGCGGCGCCGGCTCAATGCTGCCGATGTCGGTCGCGTGCCGTGTGCAGGCCACGATTACCAAGGCCCCAACCCGCCTGATTGCCTACCCCGGCGCGGGACATTTCCTGCCGCTTGAAGCCCCGCAGGCAGCGGGCGACCTTGCAGACTTCATGACGGCCCCCGGCTTGGCATCCCAGAACCAAGCCGTGCCAGCGTGCAATGCCGCCCCGGCGGTCAGGCCGGTTGGCGCTGTGCCGCAATCTTCTCGCGCACCAGCGGAACAAGCGCACCGCCGATGA
- a CDS encoding TonB-dependent receptor, which produces MRFKRLAIHNFGACVTTALYVTALSPAAMAQEAAEPRAETAASGDNAIVVTARRREEKLLETPVTLSVMTAETLAKLNVRNVLDLQAYTPGLYAQQTSSGRVDRSYSQITIRGIADPLNPTVSVFLDGTPVNFDVINNLGNEVLRTEVLKGPQSAAFGRQSFAGAINVVTRDPGGEFKGEVDGTVGTYSLYDLRASLEIPILGDAVALRVGGRMFGQNGQYTNTFDNSRLGDQETRTVSGTLVIKPFDGLRLKAFGMYLEDSDGAGPGAFSSQRPVNTFNCNAGGAPTNVNNYYCGKIPQFPLSQLGQNPATPAFVSQVVNNSLGILNPTYKAINQHAGLERREFVGNLGIDFTIPGSDIVLSSLTGYNKTRFQSNQDLDGRDTSGIPNTTVSTIPGFVKDPYINYPTMAMYREVAFSQEFRITSGANQPFRWMAGVNYFNVENRSYTVALYPSSIQVFGDGSLNRLRDKSVFGSASYDFSSQFTLNVEGRYIREELKVFFRNPQTLRTSGKYSRFVPRVSAQYKFTPDLMGYATYSRGMNKGGFNLSVLPLTAAQRAELEQTSSVTNIYKPALMDNYEIGLKGDIARRFSFSAAVFLGKWKDQAITNTVGVTNTVPGAAPIFVGVTQNTGRSTVKGAEIEGNYRATDHLNFNFNAGYNKVTLNTTIPCAACVAITGRNTIQAGQQNPAAPVFTSNVGAEYSGEFEGGHRWFVRADYAHRSRIYTDYQNIAWIGDGNKVNVRGGVTLGQFDVQVFVNNVLNDDAYTGVQSTTSLLGGNAVVLSMPVKRNGGLRVRASF; this is translated from the coding sequence ATGAGATTCAAGCGCCTTGCCATCCATAATTTTGGTGCATGCGTAACTACCGCGCTTTATGTAACGGCCCTGTCACCGGCAGCAATGGCGCAAGAGGCAGCTGAACCGCGAGCGGAAACCGCAGCAAGCGGAGATAACGCGATCGTCGTCACAGCACGTCGCCGCGAAGAAAAGCTGCTTGAAACGCCAGTCACGCTGTCGGTCATGACGGCAGAGACCCTTGCCAAGCTGAACGTCAGGAACGTGCTGGACCTGCAGGCCTATACGCCGGGTCTTTATGCGCAGCAGACCAGTTCGGGCCGCGTCGATCGCAGCTACAGCCAGATCACGATCCGGGGCATTGCCGATCCGCTCAACCCCACAGTGTCGGTCTTCCTCGATGGAACGCCGGTCAACTTCGACGTCATCAACAACCTGGGCAACGAAGTACTGCGCACCGAAGTGCTCAAGGGCCCGCAGAGCGCCGCGTTCGGTCGCCAGTCCTTTGCCGGTGCGATCAACGTCGTGACTCGCGATCCGGGCGGAGAGTTCAAGGGCGAGGTCGACGGGACTGTCGGCACGTATTCGCTATATGACCTGCGCGCTAGCCTTGAAATCCCGATCCTGGGCGATGCGGTTGCGCTGCGCGTCGGCGGCCGCATGTTCGGTCAAAACGGGCAGTACACCAATACTTTCGATAATAGCCGCCTGGGCGACCAGGAGACCCGGACCGTCAGCGGAACCCTCGTCATCAAACCCTTCGACGGCCTGCGTCTGAAGGCGTTCGGCATGTATCTGGAGGATAGCGACGGCGCGGGACCGGGCGCATTTTCCAGCCAGCGGCCCGTCAACACGTTCAATTGCAACGCCGGGGGAGCGCCCACCAACGTAAACAACTACTATTGCGGCAAGATACCGCAGTTCCCGCTGAGCCAGTTGGGTCAGAATCCGGCGACGCCCGCCTTCGTCAGCCAGGTCGTCAACAACTCGCTGGGTATCCTTAACCCGACATACAAGGCGATCAATCAGCACGCCGGGCTGGAACGCCGCGAATTCGTGGGGAACCTGGGAATCGACTTCACCATCCCCGGATCGGACATCGTGCTGTCCTCGCTCACCGGATACAACAAGACCCGTTTTCAGTCGAACCAGGACCTCGACGGTCGCGACACGAGCGGCATCCCGAACACTACCGTGTCGACCATTCCCGGCTTCGTGAAGGACCCGTACATCAACTATCCAACCATGGCGATGTACCGGGAAGTGGCCTTCAGCCAGGAATTCCGCATTACCTCAGGTGCCAACCAGCCGTTCCGCTGGATGGCGGGCGTCAACTATTTCAACGTCGAAAACCGCAGCTACACGGTCGCCCTTTATCCTAGCTCGATCCAGGTGTTCGGCGATGGCTCTCTCAACCGGTTGAGAGACAAGAGCGTGTTCGGAAGCGCCTCCTACGACTTCTCGTCGCAGTTTACGTTGAACGTCGAAGGACGCTACATCCGGGAAGAGCTGAAGGTCTTCTTCCGCAACCCGCAGACGCTGCGGACCAGCGGCAAGTACTCCCGCTTCGTGCCGCGCGTTTCGGCGCAGTACAAGTTCACGCCCGATCTGATGGGGTACGCCACCTATTCGCGCGGAATGAACAAGGGTGGTTTCAACCTCTCGGTCCTGCCGCTTACAGCAGCGCAGAGGGCAGAACTGGAGCAGACATCCTCTGTAACCAACATCTACAAGCCCGCGCTGATGGACAACTACGAGATCGGCCTGAAAGGAGATATCGCCCGCCGGTTCTCGTTCAGCGCTGCGGTATTCCTTGGCAAGTGGAAGGACCAGGCGATCACGAATACGGTGGGCGTGACCAACACTGTGCCGGGCGCTGCGCCGATCTTTGTCGGCGTTACGCAGAACACCGGCCGCAGCACGGTCAAGGGCGCGGAGATCGAGGGCAACTACCGCGCCACCGATCATTTGAACTTCAACTTCAACGCCGGCTACAACAAGGTGACGCTGAACACCACCATCCCCTGCGCCGCCTGCGTAGCGATCACCGGAAGGAACACCATCCAGGCAGGCCAGCAGAACCCGGCAGCCCCTGTCTTTACCAGCAACGTCGGAGCGGAATATTCGGGCGAGTTTGAAGGCGGCCACCGCTGGTTCGTTCGCGCCGATTATGCCCACCGCAGCCGGATCTACACCGATTACCAGAACATCGCCTGGATCGGCGACGGCAATAAGGTGAATGTGCGTGGCGGCGTCACGCTCGGCCAGTTCGACGTGCAGGTCTTCGTGAACAATGTGCTTAACGACGATGCCTATACCGGGGTGCAATCCACTACCAGCCTGCTAGGCGGCAACGCCGTCGTTCTCTCGATGCCAGTCAAGCGCAACGGCGGCCTGCGGGTACGCGCCAGCTTCTGA
- a CDS encoding LysR family transcriptional regulator produces the protein MVKTATIDFSLQGHNFKLSSSRKFISVRAASKEFAMDLRQLRHLIAIVDQRSFSGAAKAVHLTQPALTRSMNALEQSVGDSLLIRKNNGVSPTAAGFILYEYAKMLTAGADNARAEIARLSQGLGGQITIGVGTHMAELMMSPILAKFASKQPNLSINLRTGLIEDLVPMIMEGEVELVASMVPMDRMQKGLVFERLFTTLTAIYAASDHPLSRTGGQIGFDRLVREPWVVLNSDHADVSARRMFSAGGCGFPKQILRTDSISMIRTMIETEGYLGSLPAEYMKGSRTKALDVPGMPLLRSCGLVYRADVPLRPIAVEFADLLRAELSPVNAPLA, from the coding sequence GTGGTCAAAACCGCAACAATTGACTTTTCATTGCAGGGTCATAATTTCAAGTTATCGTCCTCGCGCAAATTCATTTCCGTGCGCGCGGCTAGCAAGGAGTTCGCGATGGATCTGCGGCAGTTGCGCCACCTGATCGCTATCGTGGATCAGCGATCTTTTTCTGGTGCGGCCAAAGCCGTCCATCTTACCCAGCCGGCCCTGACCCGAAGCATGAACGCGCTGGAACAGAGCGTTGGCGATTCGCTGCTGATCCGCAAGAATAACGGCGTCTCGCCAACCGCCGCGGGCTTCATACTGTACGAATATGCAAAAATGCTGACAGCGGGCGCGGACAACGCGCGGGCTGAGATAGCCCGGCTCTCGCAGGGCCTTGGCGGCCAGATTACCATAGGCGTCGGCACGCACATGGCCGAACTGATGATGTCACCAATCCTTGCGAAATTCGCGAGCAAGCAGCCCAATCTGTCGATCAACCTCAGGACCGGGCTGATTGAGGATCTTGTTCCGATGATAATGGAGGGCGAGGTTGAACTTGTAGCTTCGATGGTGCCGATGGATCGTATGCAAAAAGGCCTCGTCTTCGAACGGCTGTTCACCACTTTGACTGCGATCTATGCGGCAAGCGACCATCCTTTGAGCCGGACTGGGGGACAGATCGGCTTCGATCGCCTGGTGCGCGAACCCTGGGTGGTGCTCAATTCCGATCACGCCGATGTTTCTGCCAGACGCATGTTCTCAGCCGGGGGATGTGGCTTTCCTAAGCAGATACTGCGCACGGATTCGATTTCCATGATCCGCACCATGATCGAAACCGAAGGATATCTGGGCAGCCTCCCGGCGGAATACATGAAAGGCAGCCGGACGAAAGCACTTGATGTTCCGGGCATGCCGTTGCTGCGCTCGTGTGGGCTGGTGTACCGCGCGGACGTACCGTTGCGGCCCATCGCTGTGGAATTTGCCGACCTGCTCCGGGCCGAACTATCCCCGGTCAACGCCCCCTTGGCGTAA